In the Leptospiraceae bacterium genome, one interval contains:
- a CDS encoding flagellin: MIIGHNLGALKANRVLRTVSEEMDKSMEKLSTGLRINRAGDDATGFSVSEKMRTQIRGLAQAEKNAMNGISFIQVTEGSLEQVNDILQRLRELSVQSANGIYSNMDRQQVQLEVSQLIDEVERIGNTAEFNNVKTLNGQFSRASKNPLSLHVGPNQNEKLDIYVGTMNSGSLKLQSAGKRETISSPANANKMIGVVDEAIGKLSKQRADLGAYYNRIEVTAKSLDTRYMNMVAAESRIRDADMATEMVEYTKNQILSKSAMAMLVQANARPEQVVKLLTDRF; this comes from the coding sequence ATGATTATAGGTCACAACCTGGGCGCACTAAAAGCAAACAGGGTACTAAGGACTGTAAGTGAAGAGATGGATAAGTCTATGGAAAAACTTTCCACAGGACTTAGGATCAATAGAGCAGGGGACGACGCAACCGGATTTTCTGTATCAGAAAAAATGAGAACTCAAATCCGAGGGCTTGCCCAAGCAGAAAAAAATGCCATGAATGGAATTTCTTTCATTCAGGTGACAGAAGGATCTTTAGAGCAGGTGAATGATATTCTTCAAAGGCTCAGGGAACTTTCTGTTCAATCTGCGAATGGGATATATTCTAATATGGACAGGCAACAAGTCCAGTTGGAAGTGTCCCAGCTCATTGATGAAGTTGAGAGAATTGGGAACACGGCAGAGTTTAATAATGTAAAAACTCTAAACGGGCAATTTTCAAGAGCTTCTAAAAATCCATTGTCTCTTCATGTAGGACCCAACCAGAATGAAAAACTCGACATTTATGTCGGTACAATGAATTCTGGTTCATTAAAATTGCAGTCTGCGGGAAAAAGAGAAACAATTTCTTCACCTGCAAACGCAAACAAGATGATAGGTGTAGTGGACGAAGCGATAGGAAAACTTTCAAAGCAAAGAGCCGATCTCGGAGCCTATTACAATAGAATTGAGGTCACTGCAAAGTCATTGGATACTCGGTACATGAATATGGTCGCCGCAGAAAGTCGAATTCGGGACGCTGATATGGCTACTGAAATGGTTGAGTACACTAAAAATCAAATTCTGTCAAAGAGTGCGATGGCTATGCTTG